One genomic window of Candidatus Brocadiaceae bacterium includes the following:
- a CDS encoding DUF697 domain-containing protein, with the protein MNTRIPEDLSDLPDVQSEELGAAPLPPAAPVPEDVGDLPDAPEPAPGAPPAAEAARRSGAVARTATLVALAVVGVAAAVAVVEIHDLVLRAYRMNAVLGVVTGVLTAVLAGLIGLVVAREVRGYLRLKTVDGLRGVFHELGMRPRDPDADREVRREVRQFLAALETPPEAELSVRIERLRERLAIAESTAEWEEDIERILLRPMDEEAYQAIRREAVNVAVATALSPYGFLDALIALWRNIRLVGRIAAIYRLRAGRYGTFVILRRTIAAAALADLAHEASLALLGTTRSVTSLIGAHAAQGATNALLTIRVGLKCQEQCRPLAMPAARRQGMMRMMLSTVRGSLAAIGGRRRRADDEPDAADPDGTPAADRSG; encoded by the coding sequence ATGAACACCCGCATACCGGAAGACCTGAGCGACCTGCCCGACGTGCAGTCGGAGGAACTCGGGGCGGCCCCGCTGCCCCCCGCCGCGCCGGTGCCCGAGGACGTCGGCGACCTGCCCGATGCCCCGGAGCCTGCCCCCGGGGCGCCGCCCGCAGCGGAGGCGGCGCGCCGGAGCGGCGCCGTCGCCCGCACCGCCACCCTGGTGGCCCTCGCCGTCGTGGGGGTGGCGGCCGCCGTCGCCGTCGTGGAGATCCATGACCTCGTCCTGCGCGCCTACCGCATGAACGCCGTGCTCGGCGTGGTCACGGGCGTGCTCACGGCCGTGCTGGCCGGGCTGATCGGCCTTGTGGTGGCCCGGGAGGTGCGCGGCTACCTGCGGCTCAAGACGGTCGACGGGCTCCGCGGGGTCTTCCACGAGCTGGGGATGCGGCCACGGGACCCGGACGCCGACCGGGAGGTGCGCCGCGAGGTCCGCCAGTTCCTCGCGGCACTCGAGACCCCGCCGGAAGCGGAACTGTCCGTCCGGATCGAGCGGCTGCGCGAGCGGCTGGCCATCGCCGAGAGCACGGCGGAATGGGAGGAAGACATCGAGCGCATCCTCCTGCGTCCCATGGACGAGGAGGCCTACCAGGCCATCCGGCGGGAGGCCGTCAACGTGGCGGTCGCGACGGCGCTGTCGCCCTACGGGTTCCTGGACGCCCTCATCGCGCTCTGGCGCAACATCCGTCTCGTCGGTCGGATCGCCGCCATATACCGCCTCCGGGCCGGCCGGTACGGCACGTTCGTCATCCTCCGGCGCACCATCGCGGCCGCCGCGCTGGCCGACCTGGCCCACGAGGCTTCCTTGGCGCTCCTGGGCACAACGCGCTCGGTCACCTCGCTCATCGGCGCCCACGCCGCCCAGGGCGCCACCAACGCGCTCCTGACGATCCGCGTCGGGCTCAAGTGCCAGGAACAGTGCCGCCCCCTGGCCATGCCCGCCGCCCGCCGGCAGGGCATGATGAGGATGATGCTCAGCACCGTCAGGGGCTCGCTGGCCGCCATCGGAGGCCGCCGTCGCCGGGCGGACGACGAGCCGGACGCCGCCGATCCGGACGGGACGCCCGCAGCGGACCGCTCCGGGTGA
- a CDS encoding MBL fold metallo-hydrolase — MQVPEGVMELVDGLYLVTGYPCDPRPIPDYSGACVYLIRGRGGECVLVDSGFRRYTDAVVALMEPLGVTPADIRLVAYTHGHGDHAESCEFFQQHGATAAIHETNRKADYWGRATVPADRFFREGDVLEAAGVRLEAYHTPGHTPDSSSFLLEISGQRVLFTGDMTGWFFPARGSDYEQMVASVEKVRRLGAGLVCGGHSLCGGDVEDYWERMSESLGEGIFQMVDHYKAADLCAQSAREFQARQRARNAS, encoded by the coding sequence ATGCAGGTCCCCGAAGGCGTCATGGAACTGGTCGATGGCCTCTACCTGGTCACGGGCTATCCGTGCGATCCCCGGCCGATTCCCGATTACTCGGGCGCCTGCGTGTACCTGATTCGCGGCCGGGGCGGCGAATGCGTCCTCGTGGACTCGGGCTTCCGGCGCTACACGGATGCCGTCGTGGCGCTGATGGAGCCGCTGGGGGTGACGCCGGCCGACATCAGGCTCGTGGCCTACACGCACGGCCACGGCGATCATGCCGAGAGCTGCGAGTTCTTCCAGCAGCACGGGGCGACGGCGGCCATCCACGAGACGAACAGGAAGGCGGATTACTGGGGCCGCGCCACCGTGCCTGCGGATCGGTTCTTCCGCGAAGGCGACGTCCTGGAAGCCGCCGGGGTCCGCCTTGAGGCGTATCACACGCCCGGCCACACGCCGGACAGCAGTTCGTTCCTCCTCGAGATCTCGGGGCAGCGCGTGCTCTTCACGGGCGACATGACGGGCTGGTTCTTCCCCGCGCGGGGTTCGGATTACGAACAGATGGTCGCGTCGGTGGAGAAGGTCCGCAGGCTCGGGGCGGGCCTCGTCTGCGGCGGCCACTCGCTCTGCGGCGGCGACGTGGAGGACTACTGGGAGAGGATGTCCGAATCGCTCGGGGAAGGCATCTTCCAGATGGTTGACCACTACAAGGCCGCCGATCTCTGCGCACAGTCGGCCCGGGAGTTCCAGGCCCGGCAGCGCGCGAGGAACGCTTCCTGA
- a CDS encoding response regulator transcription factor, which translates to MTQAGEQDRTIRVLLVDDHELTRRGLALLLESTPGIRVVGQAGEAAQGIELARDLKPDVVIMDVSMPGVSGVDATRAIKAERPITRVIGLSMHEMDGVRQSMLGAGADDYVTKSAPPEDLLAAIRRTP; encoded by the coding sequence ATGACACAGGCAGGCGAGCAGGACAGGACGATCCGCGTGCTCCTCGTCGACGACCATGAGCTGACGCGCCGGGGGCTGGCGCTGCTGCTCGAATCGACGCCCGGCATCCGCGTCGTGGGCCAGGCGGGCGAGGCCGCACAGGGCATCGAACTGGCCCGCGATCTGAAGCCGGACGTGGTCATCATGGACGTGTCCATGCCCGGGGTGAGCGGGGTGGACGCCACCCGGGCGATCAAGGCGGAACGGCCGATCACGCGCGTGATCGGCCTGTCCATGCACGAGATGGACGGCGTGCGCCAGAGCATGCTGGGGGCCGGCGCCGACGACTACGTCACGAAGAGTGCGCCGCCGGAGGACCTGCTGGCCGCCATCCGACGGACGCCATGA
- a CDS encoding ChbG/HpnK family deacetylase has product MKRLVINSDDFGMCHSANEGILRGFREGILTQASLMVPCPWAEEAMAMARQNGLPVGVHLTVTCEWDNYRWRPLTHAPSLVKDDGTFPRSVEEVEQKADPAELEAEYVAQIELVRARGIEPCHVDMHMRPVDLEVTARLIRRYGVRCRSNMGPAYEDCAFPFTTRTSLTNDARAQKMDKTEWLRRHIQNLGEGVHFVCCHLAESSPELRSVSSTASPWAEPYRLTDTEAVCAPGLRELCEENGVELISCADFPD; this is encoded by the coding sequence GTGAAGAGGCTTGTGATCAACAGCGACGATTTCGGCATGTGCCACTCCGCCAATGAGGGCATCCTGCGCGGGTTCCGCGAGGGCATCCTGACGCAGGCGTCGCTCATGGTGCCCTGCCCCTGGGCCGAGGAGGCGATGGCGATGGCCCGGCAGAATGGCCTGCCGGTCGGCGTTCACCTGACGGTCACGTGCGAGTGGGACAACTACCGCTGGCGCCCCCTCACGCACGCGCCGTCCCTCGTCAAGGACGACGGCACGTTTCCCCGCAGCGTCGAGGAAGTCGAGCAGAAGGCCGATCCCGCCGAACTCGAGGCGGAGTACGTCGCGCAGATCGAGCTGGTGCGCGCGCGCGGGATCGAACCATGCCACGTCGACATGCACATGCGTCCAGTCGACCTCGAAGTCACGGCCCGCCTGATCCGGCGCTACGGCGTGCGATGCCGCAGCAACATGGGACCAGCTTACGAGGACTGCGCCTTCCCGTTCACGACCAGGACCTCTCTGACCAACGATGCCCGCGCACAGAAGATGGACAAGACGGAGTGGCTGCGCCGCCACATCCAGAACCTGGGCGAAGGCGTCCACTTCGTCTGCTGTCACCTGGCCGAGAGCAGCCCCGAGCTGCGCTCCGTGTCCTCGACGGCATCCCCCTGGGCCGAACCCTACCGCCTGACGGACACCGAGGCGGTGTGCGCTCCCGGCCTGCGGGAGCTGTGCGAAGAGAACGGCGTGGAGTTGATATCCTGCGCGGACTTCCCGGACTGA
- the efp gene encoding elongation factor P, whose protein sequence is MEAFGNVRRGAVVKIDNELFAVMKTEFRNPGNWRAILHLTLKSLRSGAITDRRVRPQDKVEVAFVDTREAQYLYSDGMHHHFMFTDNFEQEAFPEELLGDDVLYLTADSRVQVKMHEGRPIVVELPTSVRHRITETEPGLKGATAQAQYKPAVTETGLKIKVPAFIDVGEIVEIDTRSGEYLGRAAHHG, encoded by the coding sequence GTGGAGGCATTCGGAAACGTGCGGCGCGGCGCGGTGGTCAAGATTGACAACGAACTGTTCGCCGTCATGAAGACGGAGTTCCGCAACCCGGGGAACTGGCGGGCCATCCTGCACCTGACGCTCAAGAGCCTGCGCTCCGGCGCCATCACCGACCGGCGCGTGCGCCCGCAGGACAAGGTCGAGGTGGCGTTCGTCGACACCAGGGAGGCGCAGTATCTCTACAGCGACGGCATGCACCACCACTTCATGTTCACGGACAACTTCGAGCAGGAGGCGTTCCCGGAGGAACTGCTCGGCGACGACGTCCTCTACCTCACCGCCGACTCCCGCGTGCAGGTCAAGATGCACGAGGGCCGCCCCATCGTCGTCGAACTGCCCACGTCCGTCCGCCACCGCATCACGGAGACCGAGCCGGGCCTCAAAGGCGCCACGGCCCAGGCCCAGTACAAGCCCGCCGTCACCGAGACGGGCCTGAAGATCAAGGTCCCGGCCTTCATCGACGTCGGCGAGATCGTCGAGATCGACACCCGTTCGGGCGAGTACCTCGGCCGCGCGGCCCACCATGGATAG
- a CDS encoding YcjX family protein has protein sequence MRTLRVAVTGLRRAGKTVFLTSLINHLLDGSEETLPAFRDEAIAFSAAPLRRRSEATPFPYLQYLDQLRGDSPSWPARTSDVSEFPLALTVRNLKNHRARTVTLELVDYPGERLLDLPLVSMGYEEWSDQVSEEARVGLRKELSAPWLETCAQLHPGADDRPAVEHYADYLRDCRREGLGYLQPSALLLEADAVGQDRFRFCPLPDDVRRRLPELAREYGVRYGQYLRGYVRPFFRKAARCSRQIVLVDVLHILRRGVHSYNDTRRALRRILDAFGYAEQRHPLSPLRIIDMFQTRVDRMLFVATKADQCTRATRGNLRYLLEDLVEPKRRELAVGLPNGRPRVTFCAAHRSTEDAAKEFEGRQLSCLRGRRADRPADRDGPWFPGEIPPAWPDDQWNPEESQFIFPDFLPARLPMRDGATAPHINLDKVFWHTIEDIVP, from the coding sequence ATGAGAACACTGCGAGTGGCCGTGACGGGACTGCGGAGGGCCGGGAAGACGGTCTTCCTGACCTCCCTCATCAACCACCTGCTCGACGGCAGCGAAGAGACCCTTCCGGCCTTCCGCGACGAGGCCATCGCGTTCTCAGCCGCTCCCCTGCGGCGCAGGTCCGAGGCCACGCCGTTCCCCTACCTGCAGTACCTGGACCAGTTGCGCGGCGACAGCCCCTCCTGGCCCGCCCGCACGTCCGACGTCTCGGAGTTCCCCCTGGCCCTGACCGTGCGCAACCTGAAGAACCACCGCGCACGCACCGTGACCCTCGAGCTGGTGGACTACCCGGGCGAGCGCCTCCTGGACCTGCCGCTGGTGAGCATGGGCTACGAGGAGTGGTCCGACCAGGTGTCGGAAGAAGCCCGCGTGGGCCTGCGCAAGGAACTCAGCGCGCCGTGGCTCGAGACATGCGCCCAACTGCACCCCGGCGCCGACGACCGCCCCGCCGTCGAGCACTACGCCGACTACCTGCGGGACTGCCGCCGCGAAGGCCTCGGCTACCTGCAGCCGTCGGCCCTGCTCCTGGAGGCCGACGCCGTCGGGCAGGACCGCTTCCGCTTCTGTCCCCTGCCCGACGACGTCCGCCGACGGCTGCCCGAACTGGCGCGGGAATACGGGGTCCGCTACGGCCAGTACCTGCGCGGCTACGTGCGCCCGTTCTTCCGCAAGGCCGCGCGCTGCTCCCGCCAGATCGTGCTGGTCGACGTGCTGCACATCCTCCGCCGGGGCGTGCACTCCTACAACGACACACGGCGGGCGCTCCGCCGCATCCTGGACGCCTTCGGATACGCCGAACAGCGCCATCCCCTCTCGCCCCTGCGGATCATCGACATGTTCCAGACGCGGGTCGACCGGATGCTGTTCGTGGCCACGAAGGCGGACCAGTGCACCCGGGCCACCCGCGGCAACCTGCGCTACCTGCTGGAGGACCTGGTGGAGCCGAAGCGGCGGGAGCTGGCCGTCGGCCTGCCCAATGGCCGGCCCCGCGTCACGTTCTGCGCGGCCCACCGCTCCACCGAAGACGCGGCCAAGGAGTTCGAGGGCCGGCAGTTGAGCTGCCTGCGCGGCCGCCGGGCGGATCGACCGGCCGACAGGGACGGCCCCTGGTTCCCGGGGGAGATCCCGCCCGCCTGGCCGGACGACCAGTGGAACCCGGAGGAGAGCCAGTTCATCTTCCCGGACTTCCTGCCCGCACGCCTCCCCATGCGGGACGGCGCCACGGCGCCGCACATCAACCTGGACAAAGTCTTCTGGCATACGATCGAGGACATTGTGCCATGA